The following are encoded together in the Halopiger aswanensis genome:
- a CDS encoding ABC transporter permease subunit → MTNWLIKRVGQSVLTVVVVFHLTFALVRLMPGNPFEAMVAQMLSENPNNPDAARRLVEIYININPDAPMYEQYLSYMSSMLQGNLGYSMSQQESVNQILAEAVPWTIFYMSIAMVVTFTTSICLGAIMAYYEGSKFDTAMTVVAVVESSTPYYVVALLMSFVFAYQLGWFPTGSRYPGGADIGLNGEFIFGALHHAALPILSMIVTGAAASLSMRGNSISVLGSDHIRVARLRGLPPTRIALRYVMRNAILPLYTGLLLLLGFMIGGSIILEDIFQYRGMGWYMYEGVQNRDYPLMVGGFMVICITVVIMMFIADLTYSRLDPRAKTGGDDMEVYGSAAGVPIRTQIKRYIKRLTNSSEKRADGGTTTHGFFGEEDIIDVDRKDVLYRKFDRSLYAPAKIVLSDWRGFLGTSILSGFVLLAVFGPRFVPSPTATFERWVSPLDGNLAHPLGTTNGGQDLLSLMVHGTSPVLIMITVGAFATVTLGVSIGAAAGFRGGNTDRLLMTLCDIIVSVPGLPLIIVIAAIVEPRHPAMVGLVLSVAAWGGLGRSIRSEVLKVRSQEYVEASRAMGVNTFSIILKDILPNIWPYILINLANNARNIIFSSVGLYFLGFLPRSTRNWGVVLDAAQRNNALYSLGQVHYIAVPAVFIIVLSMGLILVSQSLDRISNPRIRARHAKSVDEEEPV, encoded by the coding sequence ATGACTAATTGGCTTATTAAGCGAGTGGGACAGAGCGTGCTGACCGTCGTGGTCGTGTTCCACCTGACGTTCGCGTTGGTGCGGTTGATGCCGGGCAACCCGTTCGAGGCCATGGTTGCTCAGATGTTGTCCGAGAATCCGAACAACCCGGACGCGGCGCGGCGGCTCGTCGAGATTTACATCAACATCAATCCCGACGCGCCGATGTACGAGCAGTACCTCAGTTACATGTCGTCGATGCTGCAAGGTAATCTGGGGTACTCGATGTCACAGCAGGAATCCGTCAATCAGATCCTCGCCGAGGCAGTACCGTGGACCATCTTCTACATGTCCATCGCGATGGTCGTCACGTTCACGACGAGCATCTGTCTAGGCGCGATCATGGCCTACTACGAGGGATCGAAGTTCGACACGGCGATGACGGTCGTCGCGGTCGTCGAGAGTTCGACGCCCTACTACGTGGTTGCGCTCCTGATGTCGTTCGTCTTCGCGTACCAGCTCGGCTGGTTCCCGACCGGCTCGCGGTATCCCGGCGGCGCCGATATCGGTCTGAACGGCGAGTTCATTTTCGGCGCGTTACACCACGCCGCCTTGCCGATCCTTTCGATGATCGTGACGGGGGCGGCGGCGTCGCTCAGTATGCGCGGGAACTCGATCAGCGTCCTCGGCTCAGACCACATACGGGTCGCTCGCCTCCGCGGGCTCCCGCCGACTCGGATCGCCCTACGCTACGTCATGCGAAACGCGATCTTGCCGCTGTACACGGGCCTCCTCCTGCTCCTCGGGTTCATGATCGGCGGCTCGATCATTCTCGAGGACATCTTCCAGTACCGGGGGATGGGGTGGTACATGTACGAGGGCGTCCAGAACCGTGACTACCCGCTGATGGTCGGCGGGTTCATGGTGATCTGTATCACCGTCGTCATCATGATGTTCATCGCGGACCTCACGTACAGCCGCCTCGACCCGCGCGCGAAGACGGGCGGCGACGACATGGAGGTCTACGGGAGCGCAGCGGGCGTTCCGATCCGAACCCAGATCAAGCGCTACATCAAGCGCCTGACGAACAGCAGCGAAAAGCGTGCCGACGGTGGCACGACGACCCACGGCTTCTTCGGCGAGGAGGACATTATCGATGTCGACCGAAAGGACGTCCTCTACCGGAAGTTCGATCGGTCCCTTTACGCGCCCGCGAAGATCGTGCTGAGCGACTGGCGGGGCTTTCTCGGGACCTCGATCCTGAGCGGGTTCGTACTGCTTGCCGTCTTCGGCCCGCGATTCGTTCCGAGTCCGACGGCGACGTTCGAGCGGTGGGTGTCGCCCCTCGACGGGAACCTCGCACACCCGCTCGGAACGACCAACGGCGGCCAGGACCTGCTCTCGCTGATGGTCCACGGAACCTCGCCGGTGTTGATCATGATTACGGTCGGTGCGTTCGCGACGGTCACGCTCGGCGTCAGTATCGGCGCAGCCGCCGGGTTCCGCGGCGGCAACACCGATCGTCTGCTGATGACGCTGTGTGACATCATCGTTTCCGTTCCCGGCCTCCCGCTGATCATCGTGATCGCCGCAATCGTCGAACCGCGCCACCCGGCGATGGTCGGGCTCGTCCTCTCCGTCGCAGCGTGGGGTGGTCTCGGGCGCTCGATCCGCTCCGAAGTGCTCAAGGTCAGAAGTCAGGAGTACGTCGAGGCGTCTCGCGCGATGGGCGTCAATACGTTCTCGATCATCCTGAAGGACATTCTGCCGAACATCTGGCCGTACATCCTCATCAACCTCGCCAACAACGCCCGCAACATCATCTTCTCCTCGGTGGGGCTGTACTTCCTCGGCTTCCTGCCGCGCAGCACCCGTAACTGGGGGGTCGTCCTCGACGCAGCACAGCGAAACAACGCGCTGTACTCTCTCGGACAGGTTCACTACATCGCCGTCCCGGCGGTGTTCATCATCGTCCTGTCGATGGGTCTGATCCTCGTCTCGCAGTCGCTCGACCGGATCAGCAACCCGCGGATCCGCGCCCGCCACGCGAAGTCGGTCGATGAAGAAGAGCCGGTCTGA
- a CDS encoding LLM class flavin-dependent oxidoreductase: MNGTDPSDLHFGCQVVTYGDVSGTVEQAKRAEAAGFDVLTLPDHLFHPTGSDEFLVDPPWEAFTVLGAIAQHTDSATIMPGVTDSVRRHPTELAHSTATLDRMTDGRAGLGIGAGEAFNFTPMTDIEWDDPFSQFVEAVKVIDGLWNSRADDPFNFDGDFYGLEDAHMGLDPVQEPRPPIWVGGYGPSMRGFAGAVADGWFPWIHSPEQYAADLERVLSAAEDRGRDPESIDRAVMVPTTVTDDADEAREIAVERNRTTLALRPPLLAEMGYEEIADETPIMREMAFTDEQEEQLLAAAERIPAEAVDDVTISGDPERAIERIEAFADAGVDNLVLIPVGDFDETLRHYEDEIIPYFCER; the protein is encoded by the coding sequence ATGAACGGCACCGATCCGAGCGACCTGCACTTTGGCTGCCAGGTCGTCACCTACGGCGACGTCTCCGGTACCGTCGAGCAAGCGAAACGCGCCGAGGCGGCCGGCTTCGACGTGCTGACGCTGCCCGACCACCTGTTCCACCCGACCGGATCCGACGAGTTCCTCGTCGATCCGCCCTGGGAGGCTTTCACCGTGCTCGGCGCGATCGCCCAGCACACCGACAGCGCGACGATCATGCCCGGCGTCACCGATTCGGTGCGCCGTCACCCGACGGAACTGGCCCACAGCACCGCCACGCTCGATCGGATGACCGACGGGCGCGCAGGGCTGGGGATCGGCGCCGGCGAGGCGTTCAACTTCACGCCGATGACCGACATCGAGTGGGACGACCCGTTCTCGCAGTTCGTCGAGGCGGTCAAAGTCATCGACGGCCTCTGGAACTCCCGGGCCGACGACCCCTTCAACTTCGACGGCGACTTCTACGGCCTCGAGGACGCCCACATGGGCCTCGATCCGGTCCAGGAGCCCCGCCCGCCGATCTGGGTCGGCGGCTACGGCCCCAGCATGCGCGGCTTCGCCGGCGCGGTCGCCGACGGCTGGTTCCCGTGGATTCACTCGCCCGAGCAGTACGCTGCGGATCTCGAGCGCGTGCTCTCGGCCGCTGAGGACAGGGGCCGCGACCCCGAGTCGATCGACCGTGCGGTGATGGTGCCGACGACCGTCACCGACGACGCCGACGAGGCTCGAGAGATCGCGGTCGAGCGAAACCGGACGACGCTCGCGCTCCGGCCGCCGCTGCTGGCCGAGATGGGGTACGAGGAGATCGCCGATGAGACGCCGATCATGCGGGAGATGGCCTTCACGGACGAGCAGGAGGAGCAGTTGCTCGCAGCCGCCGAACGGATTCCGGCGGAAGCGGTCGACGACGTCACGATCTCGGGCGACCCCGAGCGGGCGATCGAGCGGATCGAGGCCTTCGCCGACGCGGGTGTGGACAATCTGGTGCTCATCCCGGTCGGCGACTTCGACGAGACGCTGCGCCACTACGAGGACGAGATTATTCCGTACTTCTGTGAGCGCTGA
- the uxaC gene encoding glucuronate isomerase, whose protein sequence is MSFLDEDYLLETDAARELYDAIADLPIVDPHTHADVAEIVANDGWNDIWEVEAATDHYVWALMRNCSVDEELITGDADNREKWTALAEVFPQFAGNPTYEWVHLDLKRRFGIEKPISAETADEIWAETKAQLAADDMRPQELLAEMNVEVVGSTDDPTDDLAYHERAADEVEGVDIVPTWRADRAVKIERPEWTDFVAELEAATDVSTDDFDGFLAALEASHDYFAGRGCRACDLGIEQPVSRPVSDERAREIYRRGLAGGSLSEREVEDFQAYLTEYIGELNAAKGWVTQLHIGPVRNYRDSLFERLGPAAGGDISTRDVDLAKPLEHFLNRFDDEMDVVLYTIDPTHYPTIATIARVFPNVTIGPAWWFNDSPFGIEGQLEYVGTVELLSQHAGMVSDSRKLLSYGSRFEMFRRSLANVVGKQVDRGQVPMDVARDLVERLAYDRPKELYGF, encoded by the coding sequence ATGAGCTTCCTCGACGAGGACTATCTCCTCGAGACCGACGCCGCCCGAGAGCTGTACGACGCCATCGCCGACCTGCCGATCGTCGATCCCCACACCCACGCCGACGTCGCCGAAATCGTCGCAAACGACGGCTGGAACGACATCTGGGAGGTCGAGGCCGCGACGGACCACTACGTCTGGGCACTGATGCGCAACTGCAGCGTCGACGAGGAACTGATCACCGGCGACGCCGACAACCGAGAGAAGTGGACCGCCCTCGCCGAGGTGTTCCCGCAGTTCGCCGGCAACCCGACCTACGAGTGGGTCCACCTCGACCTCAAACGGCGCTTCGGTATCGAGAAGCCGATCTCCGCCGAGACGGCCGACGAGATCTGGGCGGAAACGAAGGCCCAACTCGCCGCCGACGACATGCGCCCGCAGGAACTGCTCGCCGAGATGAACGTCGAGGTCGTCGGCAGCACGGACGATCCGACGGACGACCTCGCATACCACGAGCGCGCCGCTGACGAGGTCGAAGGCGTCGACATCGTCCCGACGTGGCGCGCGGATCGGGCCGTCAAAATCGAGCGCCCCGAGTGGACCGACTTCGTCGCCGAACTCGAGGCCGCGACCGACGTTAGCACGGACGACTTCGACGGCTTCCTCGCGGCGCTCGAGGCCTCACACGACTACTTCGCCGGGCGGGGCTGTCGGGCCTGCGACCTCGGGATCGAACAGCCCGTCTCGCGGCCGGTTAGCGACGAACGCGCACGCGAGATCTACCGGCGGGGACTCGCGGGCGGCTCGCTCTCGGAGCGCGAGGTCGAGGACTTCCAGGCGTACCTCACCGAGTACATCGGCGAGTTGAACGCCGCGAAAGGGTGGGTCACGCAGCTACACATCGGGCCCGTCCGCAACTACCGCGACTCGCTGTTCGAGCGGCTCGGCCCCGCCGCCGGCGGCGACATCTCGACCCGGGACGTCGACCTCGCGAAGCCCCTCGAGCACTTCCTCAACCGGTTCGACGACGAGATGGACGTCGTGCTCTACACGATCGACCCGACCCACTACCCGACGATCGCGACGATCGCGCGGGTCTTCCCGAACGTCACGATCGGCCCGGCCTGGTGGTTCAACGACAGCCCGTTCGGCATCGAGGGGCAACTCGAGTACGTCGGTACCGTCGAACTGCTCTCCCAGCACGCGGGCATGGTCAGCGACTCGCGAAAGCTGCTGTCGTACGGCTCGCGCTTCGAGATGTTCCGCCGTTCGCTGGCGAACGTCGTCGGAAAACAGGTCGACCGCGGGCAGGTGCCGATGGACGTTGCGCGGGACCTCGTCGAACGGCTTGCGTACGACCGGCCGAAAGAACTGTACGGGTTCTGA
- a CDS encoding glycoside hydrolase family 3 N-terminal domain-containing protein produces the protein MTVEEKAAQLGSVNADRLLDEDAEIDWDAVDEWLAHGIGHFTRLGGEGSLSPSEAARVTNELQTYLREETRLGIPAIPHEECLSGYMGPEATTFPQMLGMASSWNPDLLQTVTETIRGELEGIGTVHALSPVLDVARDLRWGRVEETFGEDPYMVAEMARAYVSGLQGEGRADGISATLKHFVGHGATDGGKNRSSLNVGPRELRETHLFPYEAVISEANAESVMNAYHDIDGVPCASSEWLLTDVLRGEFGFDGTVVSDYYSVRHLVTEHETANTKPEAAVQALEAGIDVELPYTEYYGEHLVEAVEKGDLAEETLNESVRRVLREKFRKGVFDDPAVDADAAADAFHNEEAREVTREAARQSMTLLKNDDELLPLDVDDVAVVGPKADNPKELMGDYAYAAHYPEEEYEADAVTPLEALEARDDVDVTYEQGCTISGPSTDGFDAATDAAAGADVALAFVGARSAVDFSDVEAEKEEKPSVPTSGEGCDVTHLGLPGVQEELVTELLETDTPVVVVLVSGKPHAIEDIAEEAPAILYAWLPGDEGGPAIAETLFGENNPAGKLPVSLPKSVGQLPVYYNRKENTANKDYVYTDSDPVYPFGHGESYTEFEYGDVSLSTDSVTPLGSVTASVMVTNVGDRTGDEIVQCYTRATNASQARPVQELLGFERVSLEPGESKRVSFDLSATQLAFHDLSMNLAVEEGPYEIRIGRSAGDIVATAALEVTDTKQVPKTARTYFTETSVDAE, from the coding sequence ATGACCGTGGAGGAAAAGGCCGCCCAACTGGGCTCGGTCAACGCCGATCGACTCCTCGACGAGGACGCCGAGATCGACTGGGACGCCGTCGACGAGTGGCTCGCACACGGGATCGGCCACTTCACGCGACTCGGTGGAGAAGGAAGTCTCTCGCCCAGCGAGGCCGCACGCGTGACGAACGAACTCCAGACCTACCTGCGAGAGGAGACGCGGCTGGGGATCCCCGCGATTCCGCACGAGGAGTGTCTCAGCGGCTACATGGGACCGGAGGCGACGACCTTCCCGCAGATGCTCGGGATGGCCAGCAGCTGGAATCCCGACCTCCTGCAGACGGTTACCGAGACGATCCGCGGCGAACTCGAGGGGATCGGCACGGTTCACGCCCTCTCGCCGGTGCTCGACGTGGCGCGTGATCTCCGCTGGGGGCGCGTCGAGGAGACCTTCGGCGAGGACCCGTACATGGTCGCCGAGATGGCGCGGGCGTACGTGTCGGGACTCCAGGGCGAGGGGCGCGCGGACGGTATCTCGGCGACGCTGAAGCACTTCGTCGGCCACGGCGCGACCGACGGCGGAAAGAACCGCTCCTCGCTCAACGTCGGGCCGCGGGAACTCCGCGAGACCCACCTGTTCCCCTATGAGGCCGTCATCAGCGAGGCCAACGCCGAGTCGGTGATGAACGCCTACCACGACATCGACGGCGTCCCCTGCGCCAGCTCCGAGTGGCTCCTGACCGACGTCCTGCGCGGCGAGTTCGGCTTCGACGGCACCGTCGTCTCGGACTACTACAGCGTTCGGCACCTCGTGACCGAACACGAGACCGCGAACACGAAACCCGAGGCCGCCGTCCAGGCCCTCGAGGCCGGTATCGACGTCGAACTCCCCTACACGGAGTATTACGGAGAGCATCTTGTCGAGGCCGTCGAGAAAGGCGACCTCGCCGAAGAGACGCTGAACGAATCGGTGCGTCGCGTCCTCCGTGAGAAGTTCCGGAAGGGCGTCTTCGACGACCCCGCGGTCGACGCGGACGCGGCCGCGGACGCCTTCCACAACGAGGAGGCCCGCGAGGTCACCCGCGAAGCCGCCCGCCAGTCGATGACCCTGCTCAAGAACGACGACGAGTTGCTCCCGCTCGACGTCGACGACGTGGCCGTCGTCGGTCCGAAGGCCGACAATCCGAAGGAGCTGATGGGCGACTACGCCTACGCGGCACACTACCCCGAAGAGGAGTACGAGGCCGACGCCGTCACCCCGCTCGAGGCGCTCGAGGCCCGCGACGACGTCGACGTCACCTACGAGCAGGGCTGTACGATCTCCGGCCCCTCGACGGACGGCTTCGACGCGGCGACCGACGCCGCCGCGGGCGCGGACGTCGCACTCGCGTTCGTCGGCGCACGCTCGGCGGTCGACTTCTCCGACGTCGAGGCCGAGAAGGAGGAGAAGCCCAGCGTCCCGACCAGCGGCGAGGGCTGCGACGTGACCCACCTCGGCCTGCCCGGCGTGCAGGAGGAACTCGTCACGGAACTGCTCGAGACGGATACGCCGGTCGTGGTCGTCCTCGTCAGCGGCAAACCCCACGCCATCGAGGACATCGCCGAAGAGGCCCCCGCGATCCTCTACGCGTGGCTCCCCGGCGACGAGGGCGGCCCGGCGATCGCCGAGACGCTGTTCGGCGAGAACAACCCCGCCGGAAAGCTCCCCGTCTCCTTGCCCAAGTCGGTCGGTCAGCTGCCGGTCTACTACAACCGGAAAGAAAACACCGCGAACAAGGACTACGTCTACACCGACAGCGACCCGGTTTACCCGTTCGGCCACGGCGAGAGCTACACCGAGTTCGAGTACGGCGACGTCTCGCTGTCGACCGACAGCGTCACGCCGCTCGGATCGGTCACCGCGAGCGTGATGGTCACGAACGTCGGCGACCGCACCGGCGACGAGATCGTCCAGTGTTACACCCGGGCGACGAACGCGAGTCAGGCTCGTCCCGTTCAGGAACTGCTGGGCTTCGAGCGCGTCTCGCTCGAGCCGGGCGAATCGAAACGCGTCAGCTTCGACCTGTCGGCCACGCAGTTGGCCTTCCACGACCTCAGTATGAACCTCGCCGTCGAGGAAGGGCCCTACGAGATCCGCATCGGCCGCTCGGCCGGCGACATCGTCGCGACCGCTGCCCTCGAGGTAACGGACACGAAGCAGGTCCCGAAGACCGCGCGGACGTACTTCACGGAGACGTCGGTCGACGCGGAGTAA
- a CDS encoding endo-1,4-beta-xylanase codes for MRDDSMESSRYCDRKTIRRRPVLASLGALGVAGAVGTGAGTARAAAGTAQDTDWETAAEERIREHRTADLEVRVTDGEGTELDGAEVDVEMQAHEYDFGTMIHAEFLTEGTEWGSPLEAPDGTEFDEEDRQQYRETVADLFNTVVLENLHKWNQWEDNQEIADNAVDWAVERDMDVRGHVCLWGNVGAWAIPADVVEAMGIEWEAGGATDPDHDPEYVVERANEHIEEIISHYGEDIKEWEVKNEVLHETAMIEAVEGEDVDPTTAEILGDWYEHAEEVADEYGVEIAVNDYNALEGGYDDTQAEYERQIDYLVNERGIDLDGIGFQCHFAADETLEPDELLADLERYEGYGAGFRATEFDTFQGDWESPEEQGEFLRTFLKTWFSHPDTDSFLVWGHWDGVHWAPDFDGSEPDGVLFDLDWNTKPAHDHYTDLVFDEWWTDETGETDGGVYETRAFKGEYEITARYDGAETTTAATVSDGGETVELTLEGDSGGSSDGDSSDGDSSDGGDADGSGDDEGGADGIGDTDDSVPGLGVATGLAGLSGLAGYAVMRGDEEES; via the coding sequence ATGCGAGACGATAGCATGGAGAGCAGCCGATACTGCGATCGGAAGACGATCAGGCGCCGGCCGGTTCTGGCGTCGCTGGGGGCGCTCGGCGTCGCCGGCGCCGTCGGGACCGGTGCCGGTACTGCGAGAGCGGCCGCTGGGACAGCCCAGGATACCGACTGGGAGACTGCGGCCGAAGAGCGGATTCGGGAGCACCGAACTGCCGACCTCGAGGTGCGGGTCACCGACGGCGAGGGGACCGAACTCGACGGTGCCGAGGTCGACGTCGAAATGCAGGCCCACGAGTACGACTTCGGGACGATGATCCACGCGGAGTTCCTCACCGAGGGGACCGAGTGGGGAAGTCCGCTCGAGGCGCCCGACGGCACGGAATTCGACGAGGAGGACCGACAGCAGTACCGCGAGACCGTCGCGGACCTGTTCAACACGGTCGTTCTCGAGAACCTCCACAAGTGGAACCAGTGGGAGGACAACCAGGAAATCGCGGACAACGCGGTCGACTGGGCAGTCGAGCGCGATATGGACGTTCGCGGCCACGTCTGCCTGTGGGGCAACGTCGGCGCCTGGGCGATCCCGGCCGACGTCGTCGAGGCGATGGGGATCGAGTGGGAGGCCGGCGGCGCGACCGACCCCGACCACGACCCGGAGTACGTCGTCGAGCGCGCGAACGAGCACATCGAGGAGATCATCTCCCACTACGGCGAGGACATCAAAGAGTGGGAGGTCAAAAACGAGGTCCTCCACGAGACGGCCATGATCGAGGCCGTCGAGGGCGAAGACGTCGACCCGACCACCGCGGAGATCCTCGGCGACTGGTACGAGCACGCCGAGGAAGTCGCCGACGAGTACGGCGTCGAGATCGCCGTCAACGACTACAACGCGCTCGAGGGCGGCTACGACGACACCCAGGCCGAGTACGAGCGCCAGATCGACTACCTGGTCAACGAGCGCGGGATCGACCTCGACGGAATCGGCTTCCAGTGTCACTTCGCCGCCGACGAGACGCTGGAACCCGACGAACTCCTCGCCGACCTCGAGCGCTACGAGGGCTACGGCGCGGGTTTCCGGGCGACCGAGTTCGACACCTTCCAGGGCGACTGGGAGAGCCCCGAGGAACAGGGCGAGTTCCTCCGAACCTTCCTGAAGACGTGGTTCAGCCACCCCGACACCGACTCGTTCCTCGTGTGGGGCCACTGGGACGGCGTCCACTGGGCCCCGGACTTCGACGGCTCCGAACCCGACGGCGTCCTCTTCGATCTGGACTGGAACACAAAGCCGGCCCACGACCACTACACGGACCTGGTCTTCGACGAGTGGTGGACCGACGAAACGGGCGAGACCGACGGCGGCGTCTACGAAACGCGGGCGTTCAAGGGCGAGTACGAGATCACCGCCCGGTACGACGGCGCGGAGACGACGACCGCGGCGACGGTTTCGGACGGCGGCGAGACCGTCGAACTGACGCTCGAGGGCGACTCGGGTGGCAGTTCAGACGGCGACTCGAGCGACGGCGACTCGAGCGACGGCGGCGATGCCGACGGGAGCGGTGACGATGAGGGCGGCGCCGACGGGATCGGGGACACCGACGACAGCGTTCCGGGCCTCGGCGTCGCTACGGGGCTTGCCGGCCTCTCGGGACTCGCCGGCTACGCCGTGATGCGGGGCGACGAGGAGGAGTCGTAA
- a CDS encoding endo-1,4-beta-xylanase — protein sequence MSDEPTLRTVADSNEFRIGAALDPDALRVDPSYWKTAKNEFNAITPENALKMGPLRPSRHTYDFEDADAIVNFGVEHDMYVRGHTLVWHNQKPGWFQAWDYTPDQLRTFLRDHIHTVAGRYRAKIDAWDVVNEAVDDDGSMRETVWSDALGEDYLADAFRWAAEVTDADLYYNDYGADAVNEKSDAIYDLLEELLADGVPIDGVGLQLHALGDHPDPDSIAENIERFQDLGLDVQITEMDVAFHAGEAPENADEVQADYYREVVDACRDAGCDTIVTWGVHDGSSWLRSFKDFGERYTGDPLLFDDRYDEKPAYDAVKAALADR from the coding sequence ATGTCTGACGAGCCAACGCTGCGTACAGTCGCCGATAGCAACGAGTTCAGGATCGGCGCCGCGCTCGATCCCGACGCGCTGCGCGTCGACCCGAGTTACTGGAAGACCGCCAAAAACGAGTTTAACGCGATCACGCCCGAGAACGCCCTGAAGATGGGGCCGCTCCGCCCGTCGCGTCACACCTACGACTTCGAAGACGCGGACGCGATCGTCAACTTCGGCGTCGAGCACGACATGTACGTGCGCGGGCACACGCTCGTGTGGCACAACCAGAAGCCCGGTTGGTTCCAAGCCTGGGACTACACGCCGGACCAGTTGCGAACCTTCCTGCGAGACCACATTCACACCGTCGCCGGGCGCTACCGGGCGAAAATCGACGCCTGGGACGTCGTCAACGAGGCCGTCGACGACGACGGCTCGATGCGCGAAACCGTCTGGTCCGACGCGCTCGGCGAGGACTACCTCGCGGACGCCTTCCGGTGGGCCGCCGAGGTCACCGACGCCGACCTCTACTACAACGACTACGGCGCCGACGCGGTAAACGAGAAGTCAGACGCCATCTACGACCTCCTCGAGGAGTTGCTGGCCGACGGCGTCCCGATCGACGGCGTCGGCCTCCAGCTACACGCGCTGGGCGACCACCCCGATCCGGACTCGATCGCCGAAAATATCGAACGGTTCCAAGACCTCGGTCTCGACGTCCAGATCACCGAGATGGACGTGGCGTTCCACGCCGGCGAGGCGCCCGAAAACGCCGACGAGGTTCAGGCCGACTACTACCGCGAGGTCGTCGACGCCTGCCGCGACGCGGGCTGTGACACGATCGTCACGTGGGGCGTCCACGACGGCAGTTCCTGGCTCCGGAGTTTCAAGGACTTCGGCGAGCGCTACACCGGCGATCCGCTGCTGTTCGACGATCGGTACGACGAAAAGCCGGCCTACGACGCGGTGAAAGCGGCGCTCGCGGACCGGTAG